The segment CCCCCTCTCCCCCCTCCCTCTGCCGCTACATGTAAGGAAGATCTTCAAGCTAAGATTTCAATGGAGGTCAGTGGAATCAAGGCTGTTAAACCCGGActggaccgtacggtccgactGGGAAACCTGTGAACCGTTCAGTTTCACGGTCCGTTTAAGGTAAGGAACGGTTCCATGCGAAAAAAGCATGGACCCGTCCTAACCACGATCTAACCGTCTGGTTCTGTGAACCGTGACCGGTTCACACGGTTCAAACGGTTGCCTTGTTTCAACCTTAAAACGGCGTCATTCCACctctttcccccccccccccaccttaTACGGTGTCATTTGGAGCATACATTTAACCCTCTCTCAAAAGTCACTCTCGGCCTCTTCCTCACTCTGAAACCCTCTCTCAATCACTCTCGACCTGTTCCTCACTCTCTTAATCACTCTCTCGTCTCTGCCTCTCTCCCTCGTCGCCGTCGCACTATCGCAGCTCAACCCAGATCTCTTCCTCACTCTCTCGTCTTTGCCTCTCAACCTCATTGTCGTCACAGCTCAGCCCAAATCGCAGCTCACTCTCTCACGCTCATCTCTGCCTTTCTCCCTAGTCGCCGTCGTAGCTCACTCTGTGCCTCGTCGCCGTTGCCGTCGTTTGGTACTTTATTACCTCtaatttgctttttctttgtgaaTATTTGCAAGTTGATTGTGGATGATGATATAGATCTGAAGTGTTGGTGTGTAAATTGATTTGGGTCAATTGAAAATGTTTAttgttgaatcttttgattgTGAACTTCTTGGGGGTGTGGGTGaatcttttttaattatctatGTCCGATAATTTTatcataggtttgaaggtttGTAATTTTAACTCTTGGGTTTGAAGGTTCTTGCTAAAGCTTAGAATCATGCTCCTGCTATATGTGAAGACAAGGCTTGTGATATATGTTTGTGTCTGCCAAAATCACTTTGTTGTGTCTGCAGCTTCTTGCTGCAtgttttttttgtattttttattgctGTTGGTTTCAATAATATTTACTTCATTCATGTTCTTggtatctatatttttttagttcttttgtGAAATTCAACTTGGCTGTTTGTTACATTTGCTTTACTGTTGTGATTTCCTGTTTTAATCCAATTGAATTTATTCATTATTGTATCCATTATTCTTTCTACCATAGTTGTAACCTCTAGCTCTATCACAATTGAATTTATTCATTATTGTATCCATTATTCTTTCTACCATAGTTGTAACCTCTAGCTCTATGACAATTGAATTTATTCATTATTGTATCCATTTTTGTGTATGTGTTAACTAgaaattaaatacataaaagaCTTTTTTGCGTTATGCAAATGAAGGTGCAATATGTCATGGTTAATATTTGCTTATGTCCTTGCATAAATGAGAAGTTGATTTGCACTAGaattatatattcaaatttcaTGAGTAATGAAATACTTAGAAATCATCTGTTTTGGTATCAACTCTTGTAAACGGTTTAATCACTAATTTGTCCATGAAAACACTTTTAAAAACTAGAATGCACAGATAGTAACTCATCCAAGATTTCATTAACATTTTTCTCTAACTTGTCCATTGAACCTATTTAGAATGCAATTAATCATGATATTACAGGGTTGCATATTTATCATCATGCCCAtatcaattgtaaatttattgTTGATTGTGGaaagctttttgtttttgttttttttttcttcttaatctgTATTTTCATGTTTAACAATGGATTTAGTTGGATGAATTACGTATTGTTTGTCCTGGTTGTTTGTCAGAATAGGTTTCTAATTTGTATATTAcattattctcaaatttttttaggtGCTTGAAGTTTATGATTCTATATCAACACCTATAGATCAATTTGTGATTCTTTGACTCTATGACTTTGTGTATATTAGTTTGTTAATTTGACTCTGTGTATGAAGTTGTGATTCTTTGACTATCTGTATTTCAAAAATTGATGGGTCTATGCGTGTTTGATTGGTTGTTTAATCTTTTAGATTAAAATGGAAACAGAGACCAAGCTACTCCATCACATGAAGTTGATTCCAATGTAATGGAGTCTAGCTCAAGAGTAAGGGAAAAGGTTGATTCGGCTTTGGAACATTTTAGCCTTGGGGCGGATGAGAAGGGATGGAATACTTTTACATGTGTGTATTGTAGGCAAACATATAAAGGTGGGGGTATTAATAGGATGAAAAAACACCTTGCAGGGATAAAATGTGATATTGGATTGTGTAAAAAGGTTTCTCATGATGTGAGATACCAAATGTTGGAATATGTGAAGGAGTTTGAGTTGAAGAAAAAAGCTAAGAAACAATGTCAAGAAGAAATGTTTAGTGTGCCTTCCACAAATAGTGATAtgcaagaagatgaagatgttcAAGAAGTATTTAGTAGTGGGTTgcctaaaaaacttgttttaggTAAAAGAAAGAGTACAAATCCAATGGATAATTACTTTGCTCCAAGAACTACTCTAGGAGCTCAACCTGGTCTTAAAAGTGTGTTCCAAAGTAAAGAAAGGGTGAGGCAAGCTGATATGGCTATTGCAAGGTTTCTGTATGACAATTGCATTCCTTTTAATGTAGTGAATTCAGTGTACTACCAAAGGATGATTGATGCCGTAGCTGCTGCTGGTCCTGGTTACAAAGATCCATCTTATCATGCTGTACGGGTCCCTTTGTTGAGGgatcaaaagaaaaaggttcaatTGTTCAGTTGTTGGTTGAGTCACAACATAGGCATTGGGCAGAAGTTGGATGTACACTTATAGGTGATGGTTGGAGAGATACTAGACATAGGTCATTGATTAATTTCCTTATTTATTGTCCTAGGGGAATAGTATTTGTAAAATCAGTTGACGCCTCAGATATTGTGAAGAGTACCAGAAACttatttaaattgtttgatgaagTAGTTACATGGGTTGGTCCAAAAAACATAATTCACATGGTTACTGATAATGCTTCCAATTATGTATCTGCTGGTAAATTGTTGTGTGAAAAGTATAAAACTATTAGTTGGTCTCTTTGTGCAG is part of the Quercus robur chromosome 9, dhQueRobu3.1, whole genome shotgun sequence genome and harbors:
- the LOC126700698 gene encoding uncharacterized protein LOC126700698, yielding MESSSRVREKVDSALEHFSLGADEKGWNTFTCVYCRQTYKGGGINRMKKHLAGIKCDIGLCKKVSHDVRYQMLEYVKEFELKKKAKKQCQEEMFSVPSTNSDMQEDEDVQEVFSSGLPKKLVLGKRKSTNPMDNYFAPRTTLGAQPGLKSVFQSKERVRQADMAIARFLYDNCIPFNVVNSVYYQRMIDAVAAAGPGYKDPSYHAVRVPLLRDQKKKDMGDMPHVERLKKHASKVTVFIYNHMALIAWLRKRPGWTDIVRVGATRFATTFLSFGSLHVHKHDLQALVTSKFFMDNRLARESKAKEVVSIILDNSFWDDINVLVKISSPLICLLLIVDSDQRPAIGYVYEGMHRAQLGIKKIFQMKKHLYKPYTSIIKNRWDKHL